The window GGACCCCGGAATGTTTGGTAATGTTTTCCACGTCGGAACGGCCCGCGAGGGACGCGAGACAGACACCTTGTCCGGGTGGCGGAATGGCAGACGCGCTAGCTTGAGGTGCTAGTGCCCTTTATCGGGCGTGGGGGTTCAAGTCCCCCCTCGGACACCATGGTCAGATGACCTGAAAGAGCCGGTCAGAGCGATGTGAAGTCGCTCTGACCGGCTCTTTCGTCTTCCCGCTCCCGCCTCCGGGCGCCGGTGCGGCTCACCGCCGCCCGGAGCGCGGCGCGCGGTCAGTCCCGTCCGGTCTCCGTCCACGGGCGGAGCTTCTCCGGGTTGCGGACCGCCCAGATGCGGGAGATGCGGCCATCGGTGAGGCTGAACGATGCCACGGTCACGGTGACCCCGGAGTGCTGGGCGACCAGGCCGGGCCGTCCGTTGACCTTCCGTTCCAGCAGGGTCAGGCCGGGGGCCTTGTCCGCGATGTGGATCAGGTACTGGGCGATGCGCTCGCTGCCCTCGACCGGGCGCAGGGCCGCGCCGACCAGTCCGCCGCCGTCGGCGATCATCGCGGCGTCGGGTGCGAGGAGTCCGACGAGCGTCCTGATGTCCTTGGCCTCCCACGCCTCCTTGAAGTCCCGCACCAGACGGGCCTGTCCGGCCGCCGGGGCCGTCGGGATCCGGGCCGCGCCCACGCGCCTGCGGGCCGAGGTCGCGAGCTGCCGGCAGGCGGCCGGGGTCCGGCCGACGATCCGGGCGATCTCGGCGAAGGGGTAGCGGAAGACGTCGTGCAGGATGAACGCCACGCGTTCGGCCGGTGTCATCGCCTCCAGGACGACGAGGAAGGCCATGTTCACCGACTCGTCCAGGGTGACCCGGTCGGCGGGGTCGACCGGATCGGGGCTGCCGCCGCCGTCCGGGCCGCCGATCCACTCCGTGCGGTCGGGCAGCGGCTCGGGGATCCATTCGCCGACGTAGCGCTCGCGCCTGGCCCGCGCCGAGCCGAGCACGTCCAGGCAGATGCGGCCGGCCACCGTCGTCAGCCAGGCACCGGGTGACTCGATGGCCTCCTGCTGCTGGCGCGACATCGCGTACCAGCGCGCGTACGTCTCCTGCACGGCGTCCTCGGCCTCGGCCAGCGAACCGAGCAGCCGGTAGGCGAGGTTGGTGAGGTGCCCCCGCTCGCCGGCGATGACGCTCGGGTCCGGCACGGTCCGCTCACCCCCCGCGGTGGACGAGGTACTCGTGCTCACGACCGCTCCCCCCGATCCGTCCCCCGGCGCACCGCCCCCGGTGCGCGGGCCCGCTCCGGCGGACCACCGCGACCTTATCGATCTTCGTCGCGAGGCAGAAGGGCGGCCCTGCCCGTGGCCACGCCGGTGCCGGGGAAGCCGCGCGTGCCGATCCCGCCCGACGCCGGCCGGCAGACTTCCGCCCGCCTGTCCCGACCGGCGCAACAGAGCAGGTCAGAGCGACGCCATACCGCTCTGACCTGCTCTGTTGTTATGTTGGGATCGCATCGGAGGGGCAGACCGGCCGAGGGAGGTCCCGTGATGTGGGCTGAGGGTGCCGGCCCGCGACCGCTGTTCGGTGAGGACGCGGACGAGGTGATCGCCGCCGCCCTGGCGGGCGACGCGTCCGATGTCGACCGGCTGGTGCGCGAGTACCGGCTGCTGCGCCAGATCGTCGACGGGGCCCGGGCGGGGATCGCGGTCCTGGACACGGAACTGCGCTACCTCTACGTCGGCCCGCACATGACGGTGATGAACGGCCTGCCCGCCGAGGCACTGCTGGGGCGGACGCTGGGCGAGGTGCTGCCGGACGTCGAGCGCCCCGACGAGGTGCTGCAGCAGGTGCTGCGGGACGGGCGGCCGAGGGAGCTGGTCCTGGAGGGCCGCACCCTGGCCGACTCGCCGTACGAATCGCGGGTGTGGCGGGGGACCTATCACCGGCTGGAGGAGGACGGTCGGGTGCTGGGAGTGGCCGGGATCGGCCTGGAGGTCAGCGCCCCGAGGGAGCGGCAGCGGGAGCTGTCGCGCACCAACCGGCGCCTGCTCCTGCTGGACACCGCCGCCGTGCGGGTCGGCACCACCCTCGATGTGGACGCCACCTGCCGTGAGCTGACCGAGTTCCTGGTTCCGGGACTGGCCGACGCCGCGAGCGTGGAGCTCATCCCGCGGGAGGGCGGGGGCGAGGAGCTGCCGGACAGCGGGTCCCTGCGGCTGCGGCGGGTGGCGGTGACCTCGGTACGGGAACTCTCCGCGCGGGTGCGGGCGCTCGGCGCGGCCGGGGAGTACGTGGACCACCAGCCCGGTTCGGCCGTCCGGCAGTGTCTGGAGAGCGGCGAGCCGTGGCTGGGCAACTTCTCCTCCGACGAGGCCTTCAGCCGGGCGGCGCCCAGCGCGGACCGGGTCGCGGCCTACCGGGAGGCGGGCATCCACTCGGGGGTGGTGGTCCCGCTCATCGCCCAGGACCGGCCGATCGGCACGCTCACCCTGGTGCGTGCCGGGGACTCCCCGCCCTTCGGGCGCGAGGACGTCGTCGTGGCCCGGACGCTGGCCGAGCGGGCGGCCACCAGCCTCGCCAAGGCCGCGCGGTTCGCCCGGGAGCAGGCAATGGCCCTCGAACTCCAGCAGGCACTGCTGTCCGAGCCGACCTTCCCGCACGACGACCTCGAGGTGGCCTCCCGCTACCTGCCCTCCGGCAGCGGGGTCCTGGTGGGCGGGGACTGGTTCGACTGCCTGGCCCTGCCCGGCGGCCGGACCCTGCTGGTGATGGGCGACGTCATGGGGCACGGGGTCGAGGCGGCGGTCGCCATGAGCCACTACCGCTCCCTGATCCGAGCGCTGGCCGCGTCCGGGCACCCGCCGGCGGACATCCTGCGCGAGGCGGACCGCGTCGTCTTCGCGGGCGGTCTGGACCGGGTCGCGACCTGCCTGCTCGTCCTGGTCGACCGGGCCGCCGGGACCTGCGTGCACGCGAGCGCCGGGCACCTGCCGCCGATGGTCATCGGGCGCGGGGAAGGCCCGTTCCTGGCGCCGGTGCCGGTCGGTCCGCCCCTGGGCACCGGCTTCGGCCGGTACGAGGCCGCCTCCTTCGCGCTCCGGCCGGGGTGCGTCCTGATGCTGTTCACGGACGGCCTGGTCGAGCGCCGGGACGAGGACATCGACGCCTCGCTGCGCCGCCTCACCGGCATTCCGCTGCCCGTGGACGGGGCCCTGACCGAGGTCATCGACACCGTCCTGGAGGCGCTGCGGATCCACGACGCCGAGGACGACGTCACCGTCCTCGCAGCCCGCACCGTCGGACGACGGGCCTGACGTCAGGCGACGGGCGGTGCGGGAGGGGCTTGTGTGCGGTCGGTGGTCGGCAGATTGCGCGGCTCCGGGACGCGGGCGGGGTGCCCGTCGAGCAGGGCCGTACCGAGTTCGCTGGCGAGCAGCCGGTGCGTGCCGTGCCAGGTCGGGGTCTGCACCGCGTGGCTGCGGCGCAGGGCGGCCCGGTCGAGGGCCTGGAGGACGGCGTACAGCAGGAAGCCGAAGACGAGGACGACGACGATGACGGCGTACACGGGGGCATAGGCGAGGTCGAACATCGAACGCCGCTCGTCGACCTCGGTGGCGTTGATGCCGAGGAAGGTGAAGAGCAGGCCCAGGGTCGCCGTCACGGTGGTGACGAAGGTGACGGCGGCCACCGTCCGTACCCGGCGCCGCTCGGCCGTGCGCTGCTCGGCCGAGCCCACGGAGGTCAGCTCGGCGGTGGTGGCGTTGCCCAGGCGCTGGAGGGTCTGGCTGACGGCCGCGGCGCGTTCGGTGAGGCCCATGGCCTCGTAGAGGGTGGCGTGGAAGGCGGAGGGGCGCAGCGAGGGGATGAGGGTCGCCAGGTCGGCGGGGATCTCGACGCTGTAGCCGAGTTCCAGCTCCAGGTATCCCTGGGCGTGGGTGATGCGTTCCAGGAGGGTGCGCCGCTCGTGGAGGCGGGCCTCGCCGTCGGCGCGGGTGCGGAAGCGGCGTACGTACGTCTCGGCCAGCACGCGGATCTCGCGCAGCCGGGCGGCGGAGGCGACGGCTTGGACGGCGGAGAGGAAGGCCGCGTTCTCCACGTAGTCCTGGTGGCCTGTCAGCAGGCTGACGTAGGGGCCGAGGGCGCCGAAGGTGGTGGGTCGGCGGTTGAGTTCGTCGGGGGCCTGCAGGGAGCCGAGTTCGGGGCGTACGGGCAGGTCCGCGCGGTAGATGATGCGCTGGGCGGTGTCGGCGGAGGGGACGTCGGCGGCGGTGGGCGAGGCCCGGAAGACGATCTGGTGCCGTTCGGGGAGCAGTCCCGCGGGCACGGTGCCGATCCGTACGGCGGCCAGCTGTTCGGGGTCGGCGCCGCCGAAGGTGACCTCGGCGTAGTACAGGTCCTCCAGGAGCGGGATGCAGTCCAGGAGGGGCGCGTCGAGGTCGAGGGTGAGGGCGAGCAGGATCTGCCCGGAGGGGGCCGTGAACTGCCAGAGCGTGGCGGCCGTGGGTGCGGCGCGGCCGGTGGCATCCCAGCGGCGGGCCGCGAAGGCGGCCGGGTCCAGTCGCTCGCGGTGCAGCACCCGGGGCAGTTGGTCGGCGTGCCGGTCGTACGCGGCGGCGAGGCGCCCCAGGTTGAGCAGTGCGGAGGGGCGCAGCGAGGTGATCTCGTCGTCGCCGTCGTTCGCGAGGTCGGGGGCGTAGGTCCAGGAGGTGGCGTACACGGTGGTCAGCCGGGTGCCGTTGCGGGAGATGTACGGGTCGAAGGGCGGTGCGGGCGGTGCCGGTTGTGCCGGGTCGGGCGCGGCCGGGCCCGGGTCAGGGGGTGGGCCGGCGGGTGGCATGGGTCCCCTTCCGTAGTGACTCCATGCGGCTCAGCCTGATCACCCGGTACGGGGGTGTCAAGGAGGCCCGGGGGCCGTACGGTTCGAGGCCCCCGCCCGGACGGGGGTCCGGTGCGGGGGCCTCGTGGCGGCGCGGGGATCAGCGGCGGGCGGCGGCGATCTCGGCCACGCGGCCGCGGACCAGGTACCAGCCGCCGACCAGGGCGGCGCCGATGACCGGGACGAACAGGACCGTGGTGCGGCCGACTCCGCCGTCGCACCACATCAGGACCAGGACCGTGAGGAGGAAGGCGAGGGTCACGAGCTGGGTGTACGGGGCCCAGGGCAGACGGTAGGACGGGCGCTCGACCATGCCCTGCTGGGCGCGGCGCCAGAAGAAGAGGGAGCAGAGCATGACCATGCCCCAGGTGCCGAGGATGCCGAGCGAGGCGAAGTTGAGGACGATCTCGAAGGCGTCCGCGGGCATGAAGTAGTTCAGGCCGACGCCTGCGACGCCGAAGGCGGCGGTGAACAGGACGCCGCCGTAGGGGACCTTGCCCTTGTTCATGACGCCGGTGAACTTCGGGGCGGAGCCGGACAGGGACATCGACCGCAGGATGCGGCCGGTGGAGTAGAGGCCGGAGTTCAGGCTGGAGAGGGCTGCCGTCAGGACGACGAGGTTCATGATCCCCGCGGCGCCGGGGACGCCGAGCTTGTCGAAGACGGTGACGAAGGGGCTCTGGCCGGAGGTGTAGGCGGTGTAGGGCAGGAGGAGGGCGAGGAGGACGACCGAGCCGACGTAGAAGAGGCCCACGCGCCACATGATCGAGTTGATCGCCTTCGGCATGATCTTCTCGGGGTTCTCGGTCTCGCCGGCGGCGACTCCGCAGAGCTCGACGGAGGCGTACGCGAAGACCACGCCCTGGATCACCAGGAGCATCGGGAGGACGCCGGAGGGGAAGATGCCGCCGTTGTCGGTGATGTTGGCCAGGCCCGGGGTGCTGCCGCCGAGGTCGTGGCTGGTGGCGACGAGCCAGATGCCGACGATCAGGAAGACGACGAGGGCGGCGACCTTGACGAGGGAGAACCAGAACTCCATCTCGCCGAAGTACTTCACCGAGATCAGGTTGGCGGTGAGCACGATGGCGAGGGCGATGAAGGCGAGGATCCACTGGGGGACGTCGGTGAACAGCGACCAGAAGTGGGCGTAGGTCGCGGCGGCCGTGATGTCGGCGACGGTGGTCGTGGACCAGTTCAGGAAGTACAGCCAGCCTGCCGTGTAGGCCCCCTTCTCACCCATGAACTCGCGGGCGTAGGAGACGAAGGCGCCGGAGGACGGGCGGTAGAGGACGAGCTCGCCGAGCGCCCGGACGACGAAGAAGGCGAAGACTCCGCACACCGCGTAGGCGATCGCGAGGGAGGGCCCTGCGCCGGCGAGGCGGCCGCCGGCTCCGAGGAACAGGCCGGTGCCTATCGCCCCGCCGATCGCGATCATGTTGATGTGGCGGGACTTGAGGTCCTTGCTGTAGCCCTCGTCACCGGCGTCGACATGGCGGGTCGGCGCCGGGGCGGGGGCCTCGGTCAAGGTGCGGTCACTCAGGTCACTCATGTAGGACTTCGCCTTCGTGGGTGGGACAAGGCAGGCCCCGACCGCCGCGCAGGGGAGCTGGGTGGTGTCCCCTGTGCTGCGATCCGGGTGGTTTGGTCGCAACAGGAGACCATGAGGCTCCGCTCCCCTCCAAAAGCACCCCCTGAACGCCGAAGCCCCCGACGACCATGGAAACGGGTGTCGGGGGCTTCGTGGGGGGCGGAAAGCGAGGTCAGTCGCCAGGGGTGCCCTCTGCCGCCTGGTCGAGGCGGAAGGCCTCGTTCCCGAGGCCGATACGGGCGTGCACCTCGGGGCGGCTGCGGCGCAGCACGGCTCCGTAGACCAGGCCGATCACGACGGCGGCGCCGATGATGCCGGGCAGCACCCAGCTGAGCGCGGAGCCCTTCTCGGCGCCGACCAGGACGCCGAAGTCCTTGACCGTGTAGACGGCGATGGCGAGCAGGGCGAGACCGGCGGTGCCGGCCGCGACGAGCCGCCAGACCTGGGCGCCGGCGGTGCCGCGGCGGACGAAGAAGGCGATGACGGCGAAGGAGGCGGCGGCCATGAGCAGGGTCACACCGAGGGCGCCGACACTGCCCATCCACGTGAACAGGTGGAGCACGGGGGTGGTGGGGTCGGGCAGCTGCACCTTGAGGGAGGGGTCGGCAGGGGCCTTGTCCTCGGAGAGCGCGAAGGCGATCACGACGAGGGCGGCGACGCCGGTCTGCAGCAGGGAGCCGGTGGCGGGGGCGCCGGTGCCGGCGTTGGTCCGGCCGAAGGCGGCCGGGAGCAGGCCCTCGCGGCCCATGGCGAAGGCGTAGCGGGCGACCACGTTGTGGAAGCTGAGCATGGCCGCGAACATGCCGGTCACGAAGAGGACGTGCAGGACGTCGGTGAAGGTGGTGCCGAGGCGGGCCTCGGTGAGCTGGAAGAGCAGGGTGGGGCCGGCTTCGCCGGCGGTCTTGACCACCTCGGAGGGGCCGGTGGCGACGGTGAGGGCCCAGGCGCTGACGGCGAAGAAGAGGGCGACGAATCCGACGGCGAGGAACATCACACGGGAGACGACGATGTGCGGCTTGCTGGTCTCCTCGGCGTAGACCGGGGACTGCTCGAAGCCGACGAAGGCGGCGATGCAGAAGCACAGGGCGGTGCCGAAGCCGGCTCCGCCGAGGGTCTCGGGGTTGAAGGCGTGGAGCGAGAGGCCTTCGGCGGCCGGCTCGGCGATGGCGGCGACGTCGAAGACGACGACGAGGACGCATTCGACGAGGAGGAGGACCCCGAGGACCTTGGCGTTGAGGTCGATCTTGAGCCAGCCGAGTGCGCCGGTGGCGGCGACGGCGAGCAGGGCCGGTATCCACCAGGCCAGTTCGATGTCGAGGTAGGTGGCGAAGATGCCCGACATCTCGAAGCCGAGGATGCCGAAGACGCCGACCTGCATGGCGCTGTACGCGACGAGGGCGACGAGGGAGGCGGCCGCGCCGGCGGTGGGGCCGAGGCCGCGGGCTATGTAGGCGTAGAAGGCGCCGGCGTTGTGGACGTGGCGGCTCATCTCGGCGTAGCCGACGCTGAAGAGCGCGAGGACGGCGCCGAGGATGACGAAGAGCAGGGGCTGGCCGACGATGCCCATGACCCCGAAGGTCGTGGGCATGACACCGGCGACGACCATCAGGGGCGCGCTGGCGGCGAGGACCGACAGGAGCAGGCCTGCGGTGCCGAGGCGGTCGGCGCGCAGGGCCCGGTCCTGGCCCTTGTACGTACGGATTTCGGCCGGGTCTTGAAGCGTGGAGGATCTGCCCGTCGGCATGGCGGCGTCCTTTCGGGGGGCACGGTTCGTTCGGGGCTCGGGGGTTCGGGGGCGCGGTGGTTCTGGGAGCTACCGGGACTTCGGGGGGGGCGGAGGTGAGCTTCGATGGGGCGTCGCTGCCGGGCGGTCAGGCGGTGCCGAGTGCGACGCCGCGGGCGGCGAGGAAGGCCTTCTGCGGGTCCCGGTCCGGATAGGACCAGGGGGCGCGGGTGGCGTGGCTGCCGATGCGGTGGAAGAGGGCGGCGGCCTCGGCGGGACGGCCCTCGCAGAGTTTGGCGTGGGCCAGGAAGTTGAGGTCGACCCGGTTGCGGGGGTGGTCGTCGCGCTCCCACTCCAGCCACCAGTCGAAGGCGGAGCGCAGCACCTGGCGGGCCCGGCGGCCGGCCCAGTGGGCGGCGGCCGCCTCGGGCGAGTGGCCGTTCCTGGCGGCGAGGACCCGGTAGCGCTCGGCGTGCGCGACGACGGGCAGGACGGCGAGCGGGGAGTCGGCCGGGGACTCCTCGGCGGCCCAGGACGCGAAGTCGTAGACCTCGTGGAGCGGGTCCTGGCCCAGGGCGAGGGCGCGTTCGGCCAGTTTCGCGACCATCAGGTGATGGGCGTGGTGGTGCTCGCGGTGGCGGGCCCGGACCTGGTCGAAGTGGCGGCTGAATTCCTCCTCGCTGCCGAACGTGCGGGAGAGGAGCAGCAGCCCGAGCCAGGGAGTGGGGTCGGCCGGGAGCAGGACGGCGGCCCGGCGGCAGGCCTCCTCGGCCGCGGCCGGGGTGCCCTTCTGGCGCAGGGCGGTGAAAACGGCGGCGCAGGCGAGGAGGGTGGCGGCGTCGGCGCTCTCCGGTTCGGCGAGCAGCCACTCGCGGGCCCAGGCGCCGGCGGCCGGGGTCTGCGCGAGGACGACGACCCGGTGACCGCGGCGGTCCCAGTCGTCGCCGGTGCCGACGAGGAGGGCGCGGGCCCGGGCCCACCGGCCCTGGGTGAACTGGGAACGCACGTCGACGAGTTCGGCGTCGCAGAGGGCCGGGTCGAAGAGCTGGGCGTCCCGCTTGCGGGCGCGGCCGAGGGGCGGCGGAGGCGGGGACATCCGCGGGTTTCCCTCCAGGACACGGGTGGACGAGGGTCAGCGGTGGCCGGTTCCCGCGCACAGGGCGCATGCGAGAAAATCGGCCGGGTGGGTGGGGCGGGTCGGGGGATCG is drawn from Streptomyces sp. NBC_01232 and contains these coding sequences:
- the sigJ gene encoding RNA polymerase sigma factor SigJ, yielding MSTSTSSTAGGERTVPDPSVIAGERGHLTNLAYRLLGSLAEAEDAVQETYARWYAMSRQQQEAIESPGAWLTTVAGRICLDVLGSARARRERYVGEWIPEPLPDRTEWIGGPDGGGSPDPVDPADRVTLDESVNMAFLVVLEAMTPAERVAFILHDVFRYPFAEIARIVGRTPAACRQLATSARRRVGAARIPTAPAAGQARLVRDFKEAWEAKDIRTLVGLLAPDAAMIADGGGLVGAALRPVEGSERIAQYLIHIADKAPGLTLLERKVNGRPGLVAQHSGVTVTVASFSLTDGRISRIWAVRNPEKLRPWTETGRD
- a CDS encoding SpoIIE family protein phosphatase, which gives rise to MWAEGAGPRPLFGEDADEVIAAALAGDASDVDRLVREYRLLRQIVDGARAGIAVLDTELRYLYVGPHMTVMNGLPAEALLGRTLGEVLPDVERPDEVLQQVLRDGRPRELVLEGRTLADSPYESRVWRGTYHRLEEDGRVLGVAGIGLEVSAPRERQRELSRTNRRLLLLDTAAVRVGTTLDVDATCRELTEFLVPGLADAASVELIPREGGGEELPDSGSLRLRRVAVTSVRELSARVRALGAAGEYVDHQPGSAVRQCLESGEPWLGNFSSDEAFSRAAPSADRVAAYREAGIHSGVVVPLIAQDRPIGTLTLVRAGDSPPFGREDVVVARTLAERAATSLAKAARFAREQAMALELQQALLSEPTFPHDDLEVASRYLPSGSGVLVGGDWFDCLALPGGRTLLVMGDVMGHGVEAAVAMSHYRSLIRALAASGHPPADILREADRVVFAGGLDRVATCLLVLVDRAAGTCVHASAGHLPPMVIGRGEGPFLAPVPVGPPLGTGFGRYEAASFALRPGCVLMLFTDGLVERRDEDIDASLRRLTGIPLPVDGALTEVIDTVLEALRIHDAEDDVTVLAARTVGRRA
- a CDS encoding amino acid permease, which produces MSDRTLTEAPAPAPTRHVDAGDEGYSKDLKSRHINMIAIGGAIGTGLFLGAGGRLAGAGPSLAIAYAVCGVFAFFVVRALGELVLYRPSSGAFVSYAREFMGEKGAYTAGWLYFLNWSTTTVADITAAATYAHFWSLFTDVPQWILAFIALAIVLTANLISVKYFGEMEFWFSLVKVAALVVFLIVGIWLVATSHDLGGSTPGLANITDNGGIFPSGVLPMLLVIQGVVFAYASVELCGVAAGETENPEKIMPKAINSIMWRVGLFYVGSVVLLALLLPYTAYTSGQSPFVTVFDKLGVPGAAGIMNLVVLTAALSSLNSGLYSTGRILRSMSLSGSAPKFTGVMNKGKVPYGGVLFTAAFGVAGVGLNYFMPADAFEIVLNFASLGILGTWGMVMLCSLFFWRRAQQGMVERPSYRLPWAPYTQLVTLAFLLTVLVLMWCDGGVGRTTVLFVPVIGAALVGGWYLVRGRVAEIAAARR
- a CDS encoding APC family permease, with amino-acid sequence MPTGRSSTLQDPAEIRTYKGQDRALRADRLGTAGLLLSVLAASAPLMVVAGVMPTTFGVMGIVGQPLLFVILGAVLALFSVGYAEMSRHVHNAGAFYAYIARGLGPTAGAAASLVALVAYSAMQVGVFGILGFEMSGIFATYLDIELAWWIPALLAVAATGALGWLKIDLNAKVLGVLLLVECVLVVVFDVAAIAEPAAEGLSLHAFNPETLGGAGFGTALCFCIAAFVGFEQSPVYAEETSKPHIVVSRVMFLAVGFVALFFAVSAWALTVATGPSEVVKTAGEAGPTLLFQLTEARLGTTFTDVLHVLFVTGMFAAMLSFHNVVARYAFAMGREGLLPAAFGRTNAGTGAPATGSLLQTGVAALVVIAFALSEDKAPADPSLKVQLPDPTTPVLHLFTWMGSVGALGVTLLMAAASFAVIAFFVRRGTAGAQVWRLVAAGTAGLALLAIAVYTVKDFGVLVGAEKGSALSWVLPGIIGAAVVIGLVYGAVLRRSRPEVHARIGLGNEAFRLDQAAEGTPGD